The genomic segment TTTCATCCTTTGTAAATACCTGCTTAACTAGTATAGTACTATACGAAGGTTTCTAAGTTTTTGATGATTATAAAAATAGAGATGTTAGTTAGCCTTTTTGGTATGCTTAATGATTGATTATCTTAGAGGGAAACAGTTTTGGAGAATTTTGCCTTTGGATAAAAGTAATGATTTGTTAGATTAGAGTGTATAAATTCTTATGTGAATTTATAATTTCTATGTgctaatatctttttcttttcttttttttaaaggctgttaGCAAAAGATGGTGGATCGTTTGGCAAACAGTGAAGCAAATACTAGACGTATAAATATAGTAGAAAACTGTTTTGGAGCAGCTGGCCAGCCCTTGACTATACCTGGACGGGTTCTTATTGGAGAAGGAGTATTGACTAAGTTGTGCAGAAAAAAGCCCAAAGCACGGcagtttttcttatttaatgaTATCCTTGTATATGGCAATATTGTCATccagaagaaaaaatataacaaacaacATATTATTCCTCTAGAAAATGTCACAATTGATTCCATCAAAGATGAGGGAGACCTGAGGAATGGATGGCTTATCAAGACACCAACTAAATCATTTGCAGTTTATGCTGCCACTGCCACTGAGAAGTCAGAATGGATGAATCACATAAATAAATGCGTTACTGATTTGCTCTCCAAGAGTGGGAAGACGCCCAGTAATGAGCATGCTGCTGTGTGGGTTCCTGACTCCGAGGCAACTGTGTGTATGCGTTGTCAGAAAGCAAAATTCACACCTGTTAATCGTCGCCACCATTGCCGCAAATGTGGTTTTGTTGTCTGTGGGCCCTGCTCTGAAAAGAGATTTCTTCTTCCCAGCCAGTCCTCTAAGCCTGTGCGGATTTGTGACTTCTGCTATGACCTGCTTTCTGCTGGGGACATGGCCACGTGCCAGCCTGCTAGGTCGGACTCCTACAGTCAGTCATTGAAGTCTCCTTTAAACGATGTATCTgacgatgacgatgatgatgatagcAGTGACTAAGGACAcgttttgaaatatttaattggGTGTGTCTATCTGAAAAATCAGCTCTGGGGGGAATGTAAAATTCTGAGCTTTCATTTTGCTCTAGCCATGGATTTGCCTGAGAACTTTTAACCTATGTGCCTCAATATATTCTATAGAAAATAGGTCCTTTTATCACTCCCGCCCTCACCCACTGCTGCCGCCACTCCCCCGtcacctcccccagctccctACCCTTCTACAGGGATAGACTATTGCAAATATATCAGATAATTTTTGGTTTCTTATTCTTGATTTAATTCTAGACTGTTTTCTTGGATGGTTGGGAAAAAGATGTTTATTTAACATATCATGTACTACATTGTTGTTTATGTTCTGTTATatggaaaaactgaaagcaaagaaTGATGGAAAAAGGAGTATGATATGTTTAGTTAATATTATTAGCATTTTTCTAACTATCCTGTCTAATGGTTAATACACCAGTAACAGAAAAAGACATGCTTTGAAAATAACTTTGGCTTTTTCATATACCAGGTGGTGCCTTATCATAATAGCACTGTTGCATGAAATAAGCCTGTACCTTCTcactttttagtttgtttttaaaatacactggTGCTCTTTGAGATGGTAAAATGAATGTTAAATGGatataattagaaaatacttttcaTTTGACAGCTGCAAATAACTAAATTCAGAGGTTCTTCATtctatttgaataaatatttttctataaaatagttGTGATTATGTTTTCACTTTTATAGGTACCAAATTATAAttgtcaaatatatattttaaattaatagtaGGTTGTCATTCTTGGGAACTTGGTTTGAAATTTACCAACTTGTCATtgcattatttctacttttttttagtAAGacatatttgtaggtataaattCATCTGCTTTAACATTATTTCCAGAATGAAAGATCTTAAAACTTCTTGAAattaaacaatgtttaaaaaaaaaatctcatgataGAGCACAGATCTACTTAGGCTGAAGATTTGGAAGAAATAATGTATAAGAATGATGAAGACAGACCAGTTAAATTTGACTAGACTTCATGTCTGTCGAAGTATTACCTATTTCAGTGTGAAACTATCTTGAATTTACAAATACAGTGTTATATTTTATAGAGTTTTGTAGAGCCCAAacaatatttctatttttgtaaaaCAGTTGTATGTTTAATCTGTTTCTGATGTTATTTTGCAATCTATGAAAATAGAGTAGCAGTTGATCTTTCTAATTTGTGAACTTTATTGAGTCAGTCTAGATTGCTTTTGAGAAGGAGTAATTTTTCACTCTTTGCTTTTGAGGCAGCCATTTAGGTTGAAAGTATATTTATCATATAAAACTTGACGCATTTTGCACTACTCTCCATTTGTATGCTGCAAATAACTAGTCTTTCAAATATGAAAAATCAGtctgaagtttttttaaaattctaaattctttaaaaatctttgaatCTGGATATATTGCAAGTGTCATGAGAGGTTTCATTTAATAACTTGTGATGGAGGATTCTTTGGTTTGATTAGGGCACTAACTTTACTTTTAAATTGTGAAAGTACCTGAGATACATAAATCTCCCTGTAGGAAATGTGAAAGAAAGGCACAacaggttggttggttggttttaatATCATATGGACTTTTGTTTCTaagcaatatatacaaataatcaataaacatacCTGAAAAGGACCGTGACACCTGAGAAGTGCTGATGGAGACTTGCTGATACATAGGAACCGAGCAAATTCAGGAACCAAGGGGAAATGTTCTGAGATAACATTTGTGTTGTCAACCTCTATTGACTCTGtttttacaataaaaagtattttacaaCTTACCTTCTGTTCTGTGCATATTGTGACTCGAAGATTTTTTACCCCTTGCTAAGGTTAAAGGAGATGTTACTCATATTTTGCCTCATTTCAACAGCTGTGAGTGCCTTTTATGTACCAGCCATTGTTCTAGGCCCTAGGGGTAGAGCCATGAACAGAAATTGCCTCTTTTTCATGGAGTTTACAGACAAATAGGATTCAGGCTgtgttttcttcctaatttttttctgtgatttcGAAAACTTTTATATatcttaacatatatatataaacctgaAATGATTTTGGTGCCAGTTTCTCATGCCAATCTCTTGAGTGAAATTTACTTGAACTGTACTGGACCCCCATTACATTAACCAAATTGGTAACTGTTGACATAAAGGAAGCAAAATTCTATAGATGCCAAGGAAAAAGGAGTAAATTGAATACACTTTAATACAGGAATTCATGCCTTTGGGCCAGATGCAGAAAATGGCCAGTTTTATATGAAGTCACTCCTGTTCAGTCCCCAAtcccccagctccaggcaaccACTAGTCTTTctgtctatagatttgccttATCTGGACGTTTcacaaatgaaatcatacattACGTTGTCTTTGGTGACTGGcttgttttttttcacttagtatgtttttaagattcctgTTGTCTCATGTGTAATTACTAACCCTTTTTTGTTGCCAAATAATACTCTGTATGGATAGCCTACATTTTATTCATCAgatgacatttgggttgtttccacttaagggctattatgaataatattgcgacaaacatttgtgtacaagtttttgtgtagacatgtttttatttcttttgagtatATGCCTAGAATTGGAACCGTGGATTATATGTTActtctatgtttaaccttttgaggagctgccaaattatttttcaaattagctGCACAATTTTGCTTTCCAACCAGCAATGTaggaaggttccaatttctctacatcttccCCAACTCTTAACTGTCTTTGAGTATAGCTTGTGGAGTATcctttggttttgatttgtgttttcctAATGGCTACTGTTGTTGGggaccttttcatgtgcttactggctatttgcatatcttctttggagatgtGTCTGGTAAtggtcctttgcccacttttaaatttttttctttttgaggggtcatttttgaattgtaagagttttttttttttttaacttttttttaattgagttatagtcattttataatgtgtcaaattccactgtacagcacaatttttcagttatacatgaacatacatatattcattgtcatttttttttctctgtgagctaccacaagatcttgtatatatttccctgtgctgtacagtataatcttgttttgtattttcattttcctgatggtATTGTTTGAAGCATGAAAGTttactttgatgaagtccagttcatcagtttttttcctttgttgattGTGCTCTTGGTGTCGTATCATTGCCTAAGTcaagatcatgaagatttactcctataTTTCCTTCTAATTGAGTCTGATGAAGACTTGGTTGATACTCAGAACATATCTTTAATATTTCCTCCAGAATTGGGAAGTATTTCCTAATGAATGAGATAATTAATTCATTAGAATTAGCGAATTTCCAGTCAAGTAAAACAGCAATGTGTTCTCATTAGCCTTTTCTTTCAAGTCAGTAGGGTAAAGTCCTACTTTTGGATATATTTGCAGGCAGGctaagaaaacaaatattcttcCATGTGCTGAAGACATGGCTTATTGTTACTGGGAGCTGCCTTAATATAATTTGGCTTTGTAGTCCAAGTTACTGTCAGAAAGAATGCCTCAAACTATTCTGACTTAAGATAAACTACTACAAAAGTAATAGGGTAAAATTGTAaagtttagattaaaaaaaaaaaaatagagatcaTGCTTTCTTATAGAAATATTTCAATGACTTCAAGAAACCAAAATTCCAAAGTACTTAAAGCGAACTTTACTCCATAAACATTTACTGTGTCTACTACTGATTTCTTTGGTTTTCATGACCTTGATAGTTTTAAAGCTAATGCACCAGTGATTTTGTAGAATGACCCTCAGTAAGGGTTTGTGTGATGTTTCATTACTAAGTGCAGGTACTCCTCTGTGTAGCAGGAACATCAGAAATGTTTTCTCATCACATCTTACAAGCTGGTGCTCAGCTTTAATTTGTCCCACTACGTATGTTCATTTTGATAACTTGATTAAGGTTTGTAAAGTTACCCTTTTTTCCTGGTATTTTGTGAGGTGGTATCTTGGAGGCCATATGGATATTGTATTCCTCAAcaaactttcatttatttcttctgtggACTCATGGTTTCCTACTTCATTGGTTCTCAGACTTGAGTGTTCATGAAGAATCCTATGGAGGGCTTGTCTCCAGAGTCTCTGATTCTGCAGGTCTGGGGTAGGACCCAAGAAtgcgtttctaacaagcttccagtTATTGCTGCTGGCCCAGGGGCCGTACTTTTATTACCCATTATTGTAATTTATtctgatgctcaaattgtccctaATTTGGCTGGTGGCAGGCTGGCTTCTGTGGCCTGTTGACAAGTCTTAATTATTTGAGCCCTTCTTTACATTTTTGCTACAGGATGTTCTAGGTTCATCTTGAACTTACCCTGCCCCACGCCAGGAATTGGCCATTTCTCCACTCATTTCTGACTGACCACTCATGCCAAGCCACTCCCCTCCGGTGGACACCTGGCCCTCTTTGGGCTCTGATTCACTGCACCAGGTTGCCCACCCTCTTCACCCCATCACTACCCTCCCAACATACTCTCCTCTCTGGCTCTGACACCCGCCACCCCCCACCAGGCTGCTCCTCTGCACAGACCCCGCCTCTGCTCTGGTCTACGTGATGGCTTAGGACTGAATTGCTCAGAGAGAAGGGTTATACACATGATATAATTCCTAGAAAAAGAATAAGGgagtggaagaaagagaaaggaaacgaggaagcaagcaagcaagcaagcaagcaagcagggGAATATCTTTAAACTCACCTGACAGTATGTGCAAATAAGATACAACTAGAGCTCTGAGCTGCTCTGGTTGAAGGGAGGTTTGGAGGCCAAGAACCAGGCCAGCCCCTCGCTTGTCCTGCCTCCACCTGCTAAGACCCCAGGGGATTTGAAAACCACGGCCTTAAACCAAGTCAGCTGACATCTGTCATGGCACCCAAGCACTGGGTTGCCCAAGATAACCCAGGTGGTTTCCAGTTCTTATTTAAGGGTGATGGAAAAGTAAAGGTGTAAAGTTATTTTCAGGGCCTTAGTTTGACTTGCAAGTAAATCataactcgttttaacagtggtGTAACCCTAACATAAAATAAGCTTGAGGGAGGAGACTTAGGACCCTAGCTTCGATGAGGAATTCATGAATGgaatttattgaattttaagCGCTTTAGTGAAAGGAGCCAAAGGAATGAGTTTGAAGCACGCAATTCTccagaaataatttgaaaatttatttctataataTAAAAAACAGTGGCCACTACTATATACCTTTCTACATTTATGTTTGAACCATGATACATTGCAGAAGAATATGTGAAATATGTATTCACATGTACAAAGGTAatgttaattaaatgaaaataattattcagaGTAATgtgagaaatagaaaaagcagAGCAAACTGCTAGAGCAAGGATGATGAGTTTAAAAGAGATTATTCTTTTTGAATACTTGGCTGCTTGAAACCAATTTACTTTTAACTTGGTATAAAAAAGCATATTTGGGGATGTGATGACTCTCAATTTCACAGGCTTCTGTCTTCTAAAAGCATTTCTTGGAGGTATTTTACCTACATCTCTAAGCATAGAAACTGAAACCTGCGCTAATAAAGGTCAAGTTTTTACTTGTTGCTCTGCATTAATTGAAGGTGTGAAAAGCATGTTTGATgtgtaaacataaacaaatgcCTATAAAGCTGTTCCTGATTTCCTAAGATTTATATCCTGTAACAGGGAAGTATGATGGTAATTCTGTTAAGCTTACGGTGATAATTTGACATTTTGTATCTGGTGATTTAGAAATAGTTTCTATGATTTAGAATATTTAGTAGTAGCTTTTTAGGTCTCAAATGCAGAAAGAATGACAAAATGTAAAAGTAGCTTTCACCTGGCCAGTTGCTAAGATGCCAAATTATCTGAATTCCAGCCAAAGCATGTTGTGGCATCTGGGCTGAAAGGTGTAAATTAATATAATTCCTTATTTTCATTGGGAACCTTCCTTCTATGTAGTGTCTCTTTTTTCAAAGCTCatgatgtatgtgtgtgaataaTTAAAAGATGTgttaaatcaactatatctcaattaaaaaatagaataaaactttcaaaaatttaaaaaataaaaagttacgcTAACTGTGTTTTAGGCAAGATTTACCTGGACTGTCAGAACCGTCCCTCTTGATGGTTGTAGGCCCCCGTGGGGAGGTCCAGTTGACCCCACTGCCTAGGGTGGAAGTGACAACTGCCTTTAAACCATCACTGGTGATTGATTTCACCCTTAGGCATACTGTTCTATTCATAGTAACAAAGACAATAGGAATAGTTACACCATTAATGACAATAAAACAACTATCACTTGATTTGCTCTATGACAggccctgttctaagcacttttatTAAGTCAGTCAATTCTCACATCAACCCCCTGAGGCAGGTATAGTATTATTAGGCTTAACCTAGAGGGATAGTGAGGTAGGTCATACGTCTGGTAAGTGGCAGACCCACCGTGTGAAACAGGGGGTCTAGCTCAGAGTTCGTGCTCCTACGTTCAACCTAAAGAGGAGGGAACCCAAAGTGGGGGAAGATTTGAAGAAACTACTGAAGGCATTTGCAGATGGGCAACCCTGGCAAATTCCCACTCTTACATAAGCCTCGGCTCAGACGTCCCCATCCGTCCTCCTCATTTCGTTGTTGATTTTCTGGGGCTTCTTTGACACTTTATTCATGTGTTTTGCATCCACCATGTTTATCAAAAGGTGTCTTTTTACCCTTCTAAATGTGACTTCCTGAGGGAAAGGGTCCCATATTGTTATGTTAGAAACTTTGATATTTATTCAgtcaaacacatttttttaaaattcatttatccatttagtGGCAGGAATTCAGCtgctctccccaaatctccactcTTCTTCACACAAAATCACCCCAAGGCAACACGATCTAAGTAGAAACAATGTGCTTGCTGTGCAGACTAGTTTTAAGGCACAACCTTTCCTTCCCACCCTAAACGGAGACCCATCCGCTTCTTTCCAATGGGGATGATGGAGCGACCATCATGTACTTTAGTTAGTTACCCTGCACTGCACACTGCCTGGCCCATTGATTCACCTGAGTGAACAAGCAAGTATCTCACTCAGCAAATGCACTTTCCACCAGACAGTTTTAGGCCATGGGATTATAGCATTGATCAAAGCAGTCAGGTTCCAGTCCTCACAAAGCTTACGTTCTAGTAAGTAATACAATGACAGGTAGTGTAAAGGCTGTGATGAAAATGAGATAGGTGGGGGGCCGAAGGTGGTGGAGAGAGCTGTTTTGAATCCCTACTGTGTacacagtgggtgctctgtaAGTGCTGGgaagaatgaaaattaaagcTCAAGATAGACAtttaaggggagggtatagctcagtggtagagtgtgtgctaagcatgcgggAGGTCCTGCATTCAACTCCCGGTACCgccattgaaaaaataaataaatgaacctaattacctttcccaccctgcaaaaaaaaaaaaaaaaaaaaaagacatttagtCTACTGTCCTAAACTGGAATCAACTATTAGGTTGTAATTGCATTCTGAAAGATGAACATTTGTTTAAGTAACCCatgcttaaaaataaagttgTCCTCTAGAACCTAGAGGAAGCTAGGCCCTGCTAAGAAATATTTGACTTGGAATCAGAAACTTGCTTTCTTACTGAATTCAAACAGAATGATAGTTTTCAGGGTCACGTTTACATGtgtcttttaatgttttttaaattttttgtgggggggcaggtaattagatttattcatttatttaattttaaaggaggaactaaggattgaacccaggacctcgtgcatgctaggcaagtGCTCTgacatttgagctataccctccccctacatgCATCTTTTAATTATTGAATATTGAGTTAATAGTTCCTTCTGGGGACAAATCCAGAGGGGTTTATCTTGCTGTGGGatgacaaagaggaaaaaaggctTTTAGGAGTGGGTAAATGGGCATGCCAGCTAGTGGTGATAATTGGAATGCTGGCAAAATGTAGCTCAGTCAGGGCTTACTCTCATTTAAAGTCATTCTGTGTCCTAGTCTGCCATCCGCCGAGTGGCTTTGAAGTCTGCTCCCGGCTGCTTTGTTTGGCTTTGGAGGATAGCCACTAATTAGGACGTTATGTATCTAAAGAATGTAGCTCTTTCCAAGCCTTTGCGAGTTCTTCTTAGAACAGTGAGCTTTGGGAGGAAAGACTGGGGTTTGCTTCCTGGCGCTGCAAGTTTGGAGGAAACCCAGCTCAAGTGAGCGCTGCTGAGCgctcccccagccctctcctctcGCCCCTCGCCTGCTCCACAGCCCACCGCCCGACTGGCCTGTGTTTGTCCACTAGTCTAACCTGCTCCTGGTGTGTTAGAGTTGCTTTATTCCTGCCTGTTTCTTGGGCTTGTTTGGAACCCTTTAGGGGCAGGAAGCTGCCTTGTTCATCCTTTTATCCCCGGTGCCTCACACCGCGCCTGACATACACTAAGTGCTCCATAATTGCTCGTTGAGTTGAATGTGACAAGTGTCCACTGGAGCATCCTCTCTTAGGAGAAAGGGGAATGTCTCCAGAGGCTGCCTACAGACATTATTATCTTTAAGCAAGTGTTGGAAGCTTAAAAGAAGCCCTGCTGCTTACTGACCATTTAATTCATCCAGTGCGAGGGTGCCAGGGGACGCCAGGACACCTGTTCCTGCCCAAGAGGCCAGCTCTGT from the Camelus bactrianus isolate YW-2024 breed Bactrian camel chromosome 25, ASM4877302v1, whole genome shotgun sequence genome contains:
- the PLEKHF2 gene encoding pleckstrin homology domain-containing family F member 2 — protein: MVDRLANSEANTRRINIVENCFGAAGQPLTIPGRVLIGEGVLTKLCRKKPKARQFFLFNDILVYGNIVIQKKKYNKQHIIPLENVTIDSIKDEGDLRNGWLIKTPTKSFAVYAATATEKSEWMNHINKCVTDLLSKSGKTPSNEHAAVWVPDSEATVCMRCQKAKFTPVNRRHHCRKCGFVVCGPCSEKRFLLPSQSSKPVRICDFCYDLLSAGDMATCQPARSDSYSQSLKSPLNDVSDDDDDDDSSD